The genomic segment GTATTTTTCGGTTACATAATTGGCTTTTAAAATAGCATTGCCTTCAATGGTATTTGCCGTTTCAGGAATATCTTCATGACAGCCAATATCTTCCAGACTTAATAATTGTATAGATCCGTTTAGAATACTTTGAATTTCTTTAATTTTATTAAGATTATTTGATGCGAAAACCAGTTTCATATTTTTTTATTTTTTAAAATTAATTTTTCTGTTAAAAAGACAAAAGTACAGCCCAAAGTATAGGCAAGAATGTCTGACCATAAAAATCCCTGTCCTAAAACATATCTTCCAAAAAGTGTTTTTCTAAGATCTATAATCCATTGCGCCTGATAAAGCTGTAAGAACTCGATCGAATAACAAATTAAAAGAGAAAGCAAAAAGATAAAATGCGTTTTCTTTTCAGGAAAAAATATTCGAATCAAAAAATATATCATTACAGCGTAAAGAAAATCACCAATCCATAACGGAATAAAGGAAATTTTTCTTGAAAGAATTCCAAGTAGAATAACTGAAAAAAATATAATAGAATATTGTATTTTGAGCTTGTTCAAGTTTGGGTTTTAAAACAAAATTACAATTTATCTTTTATTAACTCTAGATCCCTTTGTCAAAGTTTTAAACTTTGACAAAGGTTTTTTTATCGTTTATTAATATAAAAATCTTACAATTTTATACTTTTGACTTAATATATTAAGAAATATTATTTGATGGATATAAGAGTTGAAAATTTAGAACCAGATTGTTTTTATCATATTTACAATCGAGGAATTAATGGAGGTGAAGTTTTTCGTAATGATGAAAATTATTTGTTTTTTATGAAACAGTTTTTGAAATATTTGAATAGTGTTTGTGATTTATATGCTTATTGTTTAATGCCAAATCATTTTCATTTTTTAATTAGAATAAAATCACAAAATGATTTATTAATTTTTTTTGAAAAAGTAAACAATAGATCATTAAAAAAAGGATTGCATTCTATTGAAAATCTTACTAGTAAACAATTCAGTAAGTTTATTAGTTCTTACACGCAAGCATATAATAAAGTTTATGAAAGACATGGTTCGTTATTCGAATCCCCATTTAAAAGAAAAAAAATTGTTTCAGAGAAATATTTACAAAATGTGGTTGTTTATATTCATCAAAATCCAATTGATATTAGAAAAGATTTTAAGAATTATAAGTTTTCATCTTATAAAACAATATTGTCATCTTTAAAAACTAATTTGAAACGAGATGAAATTATACAATATTTTGACGATTTAGACAATTTTGTTTATTGTCATAGCAATATTATTGATTTTAAATTTTAAAAATTTGATTGATTTAGAAAGCTAAATAATCTTTGTCAAAGTTTTAAACTTTGACAAAGAAAACGAGGACTAAAACAGGAAAGACTAAAAGGAAATAATTGTACTTTTTTGGTAAAACAAAAATACAAAGATTCGAATAGGTTTACTTTATTTTATAAATTTATCGTTTTAATAAACTATCTATCTAAAAATAACCACATGAATTCAAAATTTCTTGCCCTTATTTCGGCTGTTTTTCTTCTTGGAAATCAAGGGTATTCTCAAAAAAATGATTCGTTTAATATTAAAAAACAGCTTGATTATTGTGCAGATCAGGCATCTAAAACCCTGAAAGTAATTCCGAATGACGGAACTTCTCCAAGAACGGTTCTGAATGGAAGTAATGAATGGAAATTTGTAAATTACAAAGACTGGACAAGCGGATTCTGGCCGGGAGAATTGTGGTATTTATACGAAGCTACAAAAGATAAAAAATGGGAAAAAGAAGCCGATAAATTTACGCGTTTCCTGACTCCGTTATCGGTTAGTAAAGCTGCAGATCATGATTTGGGTTTTCAGGTTTTTAATAGTTTTGGAAATGGATACAGACTGACTAAAAATGCTGAATACAAAGAAATTATTTTAAGAACTGCTGATACTTTGGCGACGCTTTTTAACCCGAAAGTTGGAACAATTCAATCATGGCCGCACAATAAAATGGGCGGACACAATACGATCATCGATAATATGATGAATTTAGAATTATTGTTTTGGGCTTCTAAAAATGGAGGCAGTAAAAACCTGTATGATATTGCCGTAAAGCATGCCGAAACGACAATGGCGAATCATTTTAGACCTGATTATACTTCGTATCATGTTTTAATATATGATTTTGAAACTGGTAAGAAAATCAAAGGCAGAACGGCCCAAGGTTATAGTGATGACAGTATGTGGGCGCGTGGGCAGGCGTGGGCTATTTACGGATTTACTATGGTTTATAGAGAAACGAAAGATCCTAAATTTTTAGATTTTGCACATAAATTAGCCCGGGTATATTTGGATAAACTAACAACAGAAGATCTGGTTCCGTATTGGGATTTTAATGCTCCGGATATTCCAAATGCGCCTAGAGACGCTTCAGCAGCGGCAATTGTTTCTTCGGCATTATTAGAATTGAGTTCTTATACAAAAGATAAAACGCTGAAAAATGAATATTTAACGAAGTCTAAAAAAATGATTGTTTCGCTTTCAGATAATTATCAAAGCCGCGATGTAAATTCGGCATTTTTACTGCATGCTACCGGACATAAACCTGCCGGAAGTGAGATCGATTGTTCTATAAATTATGCAGATTATTACTATCTTGAAGCACTTTTAAGACTTCAAAAATTAAAATAATGTATTATGATTAAAAAAATAAGCCAGATTTTATCGGTAATTATGGTTGTATTGATGCTGGTGAGCTGTAAAAATACAAAACAGAAACTTCAGGAGTATGTGGCTGCTTATAATAGCACAGCGGCAACTTTTAAAGCTAAAGATGTTACGCTTACTACGGCCAGAGGATATATGAACGACAATAAGATTGAATTGCGTTTCGAAACCAATTTGGAACAAAATGCAGTTAATAAAACCAATGCCGATGCTTCGTTTCCAAAGTTATTAAAGGAAATGATTGGTAAAAATCAGATTCCTAAAGAATTAGTAGATGAAGGAGTACAGTTTGATGCTTATTTTCTGGCAGATGATAATACGGTTCTTGTAAAACAAATAATAAATAAAGAATCGATAACAGAATTATAACACTGTTTATTTGTAATTTTTAAGAAAACTCTTTAAAGCTTATTTAGAGAGTTTTTTTTAGCTCTAATTTTTCCTACAATTGCTTTATATTCAAATAATTGCATTTTTTTAATTTTGCAATTTAGGTTGTTTTTGTGTTATAAATTTATTATGTTTGAGTTAAAAATAAACCAAAAACCTAAAAAATTATGAAAAAAATTACCCAAATCGCATTTGCGTTTGCTTTTGCATTACTGTTGGTAAGCTGTAAAAATACCAAGCAGAAAATACAGGAACACGTAAGTACTTACAATAATTCATCGACAGTAAAAGGTAACGGAATTACCAGTACAGCAGCGAAAGCATTTTTAAATGAAAATAAAATTGAAATTAGAATTGAAACAAATTTAGAAGGGGATGAAGCAAATAAAATTGCTGCTGCTAATTCGTTTCCTGATTTGTTAAAAGAAATGATTAAAAACGATCAGATTTCTACAGATTTAATAGATGAAGGAGTAAAATTTGATGTTTACTTTTTAGCCTATAATAATACAATACTTGCCCAGAAATTAGTCGATAAAGAAGAATTAGCCGTTTTAGAAAGCGGAGCTTCGACCGACAATAAAGAAACAGCAAAACTTTAATTAAATATCAGAATTAGTATCGGAAACAGCCTCTTTGTAGATATGCAAAGGGGCTATTTCTTTTTTGTTAAGAATAATAAGTTTCTTTGGAACACTTCTAATATTAGATTATGTTTGTGTAAAATTCTACTTAATAAAACCTATAAAACTATGATCAAAAAAACTACCCAAATCGCATGCACATTTGTTCTTTTATTGTTTCTGGTAAGCTGTAAAAATACCAAACAGAAAATGCAGGAATACGTTAATACTTTTAATAATTCCAGCGAGTTTTTTCATAATGATATTATCAGCGGTGCAAAAGCAAATGCTTTTTTAGACAAAAATAAAATCGAGATTAAGATTTATACTAATCTTGAGCCAAACGAATCGAGCAAATCTATGTACAGCCAAATGTCTCCAGCCATGTTTAGTGAGATATTAAAAAACGACAATGCTTCTATGGAATTAATTAGAGAAGGTGTAAACTTTGAAATGTTCTTTTTAGCTAATAATGCAACCATATTGGGCGAATTAAAAGTCGACGAAAAAGAATTAAATGAGCTGTTGAATAAAAACAAAATGGTTTCTATTGACAGCAAAGAATCTTCGGGCTCAGGTTTAAATCCGCAATTCCAGCAAATGCTTTCAATAATGAACCAAAATATGCCAATTACAAATGAAGACGGAACAAAAATCCTGAAAATTGATATTAGCGATAAAAACGAATTGGTTTATCATGTTGAAGTGCCGCAGAAATATGCTGCTGTTCTTAAAGGAGAAGCTGCTAAAGTTTTAATGAAAGAAAGCATTTTAAGAAGCAGTGATTTAAAAACTATTCTAAGTTCAATACAGCAATACAACATTACAACAATAAAATATATTTATCTGGATGATAAAGGTAAACTGGTAAATGATATTATTCTGACAGGTAAAGATTTGAAATAATTATGGATGAAAGATCTACCTGGAGAACCGTATTGGGGATTTTGTCTATAATAATTTTAGGCGGAAGACTTTTGTATACTTGTTCTGAAATCAATAGATCCAGATCTGGAGATATGGATCCGGTTATGGAAAGTTTTAAAAATACTCAGGAAGCTATGAAAGAAAATTATAGGCTTCAGCGAGAAATTTTAAATAAATTTTCAAATGATATATTGTATTCTAATTATGAAAAATTAGACAGTTTATCGGCTTCGCAAAAAGAAAATTATGGTCTTCAAAAATTAGAAAAAGATTCATTACTCTATATTGCACTAGATACGCAGGTAAAAATAGAAAAGAATTATTACCTTCAAAACAGACATGATGATACGCTGAGAATGGCATTTAAATCTCCGGATAACCTGAATATTTTTATTCATGATTTTGAATCAAAAGATGATATAGAACCGAGTTTTAAAGCTTTAAAAAGCAGTAGCAATCTGGAGAAGTTTAAAGTAGAAAATACAATTGGAGATGTTAAGGCTTTATCGTATAAAATAACCAAAGAAAATAAAAGATATAATGGTTATGCTTTATGTTTTAAAAATGACGGAATCCTCAATTTTTATGAGTTTGAGAGCAGTATACTTCCCATAGATAAATTAAAATTGCGGGCTATTGTCTTTTTATCTCAAAATATGAAAGAGAAAAAATAAATAGATTTTAAAATAAGAAAGCCTCTTTATAAAAGAGGCTTTCTTATTTAATTACGTTTCGTAACGTTTGTTAAATTATCCGGAAAATATAATTCAGATAAGTTGGTGAATTCATCTCCGCGCATGAATATATTGATATCAACATCAGCAAAAGAAGTTTTTCCGGCCGCAGCCAAAAGTTCGTTTGCAGCATGAAGCGTATTTTTATGGAAATGGTAAACACGTTCTGATTTATCGGTTACAACCAAACCTTTCATCAGCATTTTATTTTGAGTAGCAACTCCTGTTGGGCATTCATTATTATGACATCTTAAAGCCTGAATACAGCCTAAAGAAAACATAAAGCCTCTTGCACTGTTACACATATCGGCACCTAAAGCAATAGCATGCAGAATCGAATATCCTGAAATGATTTTACCACTTCCGATAATGCGTATTTTATCGCGAATGTTCAGCCCAATTAAAGTTTTGTTGACAAAGATCAAAGCAGGCTCAAAAGGCATTCCCACACCATCAGCAAATTCCAGAGGAGCAGCTCCGGTTTCGCCTTCGGCACCATCAACCGTTATAAAATCAGGGTAAGTATCTTCGGCAATCATCTCATGACAGATAGCTTCGAATTCAGCTGTGTTTCCAATACATAATTTAAAACCAATTGGTTTTCCGTTTGATAAATCACGCAATTGTTTAATAAAACGAATTAATCCTTTACTGTCTGAAAAAGCATGATGTCCCGGAGGAGAAAGAATCATGGTGTGTGGTTTTACACCTCTGATTTTAGCAATCTGTTCCGTATTTTTAGCAGCTGGAAGAACACCTCCGTGACCTGGTTTAGCACCTTGCGAAAGCTTGATTTCGATCATTTTTACGTTTGGAAGATTTGCCTTTTCAGAGAATTTTTCAGGACTGAAATTTCCTTCTTCATCACGGCATCCAAAATATCCGGTACCAATTTGCCATGTAATATCACCGCCGCCGGCAAGATGAAATTCGGTTAAACCACCTTCTCCAGTATTTTGATAAAATTTACCTTTTTGCGCACCAATATTTATAGCGCGAACTGCGTGTTCGCTCAACGAACCAAAACTCATTGCCGAAACATTAAATAAAGAGGCAGAGTAAGGCTGTTTACAATCTTTTCCACCAACTAATACACGAGGTAATTCTTCGTTTACTTTTGCCGGAAAAATAGAATGTTTTATTCCCTCGTAGCTTTCGGTGTTTAAGTTTAGCTGAGTTCCAAAAGGCGTACTCGAATCGATATTTTTTGCTCTTTGATAAACAAGAGAACGTTGATTTCTTGAAAAAGGTTTTCCGTCAGTAGATCTTTCGATAAAATACTGCTGAATTTCCGGAGCAATCATTTCAAATAAATACCTGAAATAACCCAAAACCGGAAAGTTCCTTAAAATAGCATGCTTTTTTTGAGAAGCATTGTAAACTCCAATAACCAATAAAATAGGGATAATAAAAACGAGTAAATAACCTCGTCCTGTGTAGTAATAAATTGCGAGCAACAATTAGAAACAATAAGAATCCGTAAATAAAGAATTTTTTTCTCATGTTTTTAAAAAATAATAAAGGGGAATAAATTAATTAGTTGAATCGTAATCGGACATAAACGTGTTTTATGCCTTTTTTGTCAGATTCTCTTTCGTCGATTTCCAGAATGTCTGTCAAGGATTTCAACATAGGTGTAAGTTTAGAATAGCCATAGTTTCTTGGGTCAAACTCTGGTTTTTTCTTTACAATCAAATTGCCGACATCGCCAAGAAATGCCCAGCCGTCATCGTCTTCAATATCTTCAATTGTAGCTTCGATAAGTTCGATAGTTTGTTTGTCGACTTTATGAAGTGCTTTTTCTGCCGGTTTTTCGATTGGTTTTTTAGCTTCGGCAACAGCAGTAGTTTTTGTTTTTTTCTTTTGAGTGGCTCCATCCAGAACCTCAATGTAAATAAACCTGTCACAGGCCACAATAAAAGAACTTGGGGTTTTCTTTTCGCCAATACCAATAACTTTCATGCCGGATTCTCTAAGCCGAACTGCTAAACGGGTAAAATCGCTGTCGCTGGAAACAATACAAAAACCATCCAATTTACCAGAATAAAGCAAATCCATAGCATCAATAATCAAAGCAGAATCTGATGAATTTTTTCCAACCGTATAACTATACTGCTGAATAGGTGTAATGGCATGTTCCAGTAAAACGCCTTTCCAGCCGTTGGCATTTGGTTTTGTCCAATCAGCATAAATACGTTTGGTTGTTGGGGTTCCAAGCTTTGCAATTTCTTCCATCATACCTTTTACATTGCTGTACGGCACGTTATCGGCATCAATAAGAACAGCCAATTTTAAATCTTTTGAATTGCTTAAAGGCATTTTTTAGATATTAGAAATTAAGTACTTTCAAAGTTAAAACTAAAATTCATTTTTATGTGAATTTAATGACGAATAAGTGTTTGGATTCTTCTTAATTATTATCATTATAAATAAAGTATTCTAAGGTTTTAAAGGAAAGCCGCAGAGAATTGTACTTAAAAAACTTAAATGTGGTAATTAATTACTCCTATTTATAAATGGAAGAAAATATTTTTTTACTTTACGCTCAAAATAGATTGTGCTATTGCTTTACTTATGATAAAAGTCATGGTTGATAATCAACAATATATTTAAATTTGGGTAATATTAAATTAAAATAAAAAGGTAAATCTTGTTAAAATTTTCATATAGAATATTTTTCAATAAAAATAATTGAGGTTCTTCATTTTAAATTAATAATGTTTAATTTTGCTCGCTGATTAAGTTAAAAAAATTACTACACTATAAATTATGGTAAAAGATTTATTCGAAAGAATTCAGGACAATAAGGGACCTTTAGGAAAATGGGCTTCTCAGGCAGAAGGTTATTACGTTTTCCCAAAGTTAGAAGGAGAGTTGGGTCCTAGAATGACATTTCATGGAAAAAATATCCTAAACTGGAGTTTAAATGATTATTTAGGTTTAGCTAATCATCCAGAAGTTCGTAAAGCAGATACAGATGCAGCTGCTCAGTTTGGTGCAGCGTATCCTATGGGCGCTCGTATGATGTCTGGACACACAACTTACCACGAACAATTAGAAAATGAACTGGCTTCTTTTGTAATGAAAGAATCAGCTTATTTATTGAATTTTGGTTATCAGGGAATGGTATCTATTATTGATGCTTTGGTTACTAAAAATGACATTATTGTTTATGATGTAGATTCACATGCTTGTATTATTGATGGTGTTCGTTTGCACATGGGTAAACGTTTTACTTACAAACACAATGATCTTGAAAGTATGGAAAAAAACCTGCAGCGTGCTACTAAAATGGCAGAAGAAACAGGCGGAGGTATTTTATTTATTACCGAAGGTGTTTTTGGAATGCGCGGACAGCAGGGAAAATTAAAAGAAATTGCTGCATTAAAGAAAAAATACAATTTCCGTTTATTAGTTGATGATGCACACGGTTTTGGTACACTTGGTAAAACAGGTGCCGGAGCAGGTGAGGAGCAGGGAGTTCAGGATGATATCGATGTGTACTTCTCTACTTTTGCAAAATCAATGGCTAATATTGGTGCTTTCGTAGCAGCTGATAAAACGGTTATCGATTACTTAAAATACAATTTACGTTCGCAAATGTTTGCAAAAGCATTACCAATGATTCAGACAATTGGTTCATTGAAACGTTTAGAGTTATTGCGTAATTCTTCTGAAATTAAAGATAAACTTTGGGAAAATGTAAATGCATTACAAAGTGGTCTTAAAGAAAAAGGATTTAATATTGGAGATACAAATACTTGTATTACACCAGTTTACTTAGAAGGAAGTATTCCTGAAGCAATGGTTATGGTAAACGACTTAAGAGAAAACTACGGTATTTTCCTTTCTATTGTTGTTTATCCGGTTATTCCAAAAGGAATTATCTTATTGAGAATGATCCCAACAGCTTCACACACAATTGAAGACATTAATGAAACGCTGACAGCATTTGAAGCGATCCGTGAGAAATTAACTAACG from the Flavobacterium sp. genome contains:
- a CDS encoding DUF2809 domain-containing protein gives rise to the protein MNKLKIQYSIIFFSVILLGILSRKISFIPLWIGDFLYAVMIYFLIRIFFPEKKTHFIFLLSLLICYSIEFLQLYQAQWIIDLRKTLFGRYVLGQGFLWSDILAYTLGCTFVFLTEKLILKNKKI
- a CDS encoding glycoside hydrolase family 88 protein; translation: MNSKFLALISAVFLLGNQGYSQKNDSFNIKKQLDYCADQASKTLKVIPNDGTSPRTVLNGSNEWKFVNYKDWTSGFWPGELWYLYEATKDKKWEKEADKFTRFLTPLSVSKAADHDLGFQVFNSFGNGYRLTKNAEYKEIILRTADTLATLFNPKVGTIQSWPHNKMGGHNTIIDNMMNLELLFWASKNGGSKNLYDIAVKHAETTMANHFRPDYTSYHVLIYDFETGKKIKGRTAQGYSDDSMWARGQAWAIYGFTMVYRETKDPKFLDFAHKLARVYLDKLTTEDLVPYWDFNAPDIPNAPRDASAAAIVSSALLELSSYTKDKTLKNEYLTKSKKMIVSLSDNYQSRDVNSAFLLHATGHKPAGSEIDCSINYADYYYLEALLRLQKLK
- a CDS encoding NYN domain-containing protein translates to MPLSNSKDLKLAVLIDADNVPYSNVKGMMEEIAKLGTPTTKRIYADWTKPNANGWKGVLLEHAITPIQQYSYTVGKNSSDSALIIDAMDLLYSGKLDGFCIVSSDSDFTRLAVRLRESGMKVIGIGEKKTPSSFIVACDRFIYIEVLDGATQKKKTKTTAVAEAKKPIEKPAEKALHKVDKQTIELIEATIEDIEDDDGWAFLGDVGNLIVKKKPEFDPRNYGYSKLTPMLKSLTDILEIDERESDKKGIKHVYVRLRFN
- a CDS encoding aminotransferase class I/II-fold pyridoxal phosphate-dependent enzyme yields the protein MVKDLFERIQDNKGPLGKWASQAEGYYVFPKLEGELGPRMTFHGKNILNWSLNDYLGLANHPEVRKADTDAAAQFGAAYPMGARMMSGHTTYHEQLENELASFVMKESAYLLNFGYQGMVSIIDALVTKNDIIVYDVDSHACIIDGVRLHMGKRFTYKHNDLESMEKNLQRATKMAEETGGGILFITEGVFGMRGQQGKLKEIAALKKKYNFRLLVDDAHGFGTLGKTGAGAGEEQGVQDDIDVYFSTFAKSMANIGAFVAADKTVIDYLKYNLRSQMFAKALPMIQTIGSLKRLELLRNSSEIKDKLWENVNALQSGLKEKGFNIGDTNTCITPVYLEGSIPEAMVMVNDLRENYGIFLSIVVYPVIPKGIILLRMIPTASHTIEDINETLTAFEAIREKLTNGTYKEIAERTTVDVS